One genomic segment of Arachis duranensis cultivar V14167 chromosome 4, aradu.V14167.gnm2.J7QH, whole genome shotgun sequence includes these proteins:
- the LOC107484458 gene encoding uncharacterized protein LOC107484458 gives MLYTRIKKAQYALLRDYAEMLLKTNPGSTVKIGVTPLPDGQVMFDKMYICLSGCKNGFKAGCRPLIGLDGAFLKTQIGGQILSAVAQDANHHIYVVAWAIVNIENKENWKWFLELLHDDLGDYKANGWCFISDMQKLDSLYYNCNLLISLVMWFADLVRLGLISAVEEVMPQVHYRFCVWHLWRNFNKQWKDLELRRLLWDAARSTTFQDFIGNMDKIKRVSEEAWTYLNKWPRHSWMKSQFSHRPKLDNICNNACEVFNARIKEARSKPIITLLEEVRMFVMRSIAKNKIKLNNHVGKLPPVIQSRLEKVRKESKMWVPIWTGDEAYEKFEIHGQPTNMVVDLGKRLCTCQFWMLTGISCVHACAALARVNKRPEDFCHPLVTMDSYRKTYEHYINPLPGQSMWEKSAYSQPQAPNIKRKPGKLTTKRRKDADEGTSLNKKAKQTVTLKRQPKPFTCTYCCVKGHTKRGCKQKRADELAAALATAAAAVAASKAKATHTGSTPATESSNTTNPAPPAADISPPVSASQAEEVELSQPSYGGTQDEV, from the exons ATGTTGTATACGAGGATTAAAAAGGCACAGTATGCCTTGTTAAGGGATTATGCTGAAATGCTGCTAAAGACCAATCCGGGATCCACTGTAAAGATTGGGGTTACTCCATTGCCTGACGGACAAgtaatgtttgataaaatgtacATCTGCTTGAGTGGTTGCAAGAACGGGTTTAAAGCTGGGTGTAGACCTTTAATCGGCCTCGATGGAGCATTTCTAAAGACGCAGATTGGTGGACAGATATTATCAGCTGTCGCACAAGATGCAAATCACCACATTTATGTGGTTGCTTGGGCTATAGTCAACATTGAAAACAAGGAGAACTGGAAATGGTTTTTAGAGTTACTCCATGATGATTTAGGAGATTATAAGGCTAATGGGTGGTGTTTCATATCTGATATGCAGAAGTTAGACAGTTTATATT ACAATTGTAACTTGCTGATTTCACTTGTTAT GTGGTTTGCTGATTTAGTCAGATTG GGGTTGATTTCGGCTGTGGAGGAGGTCATGCCACAGGTCCACTATCGTTTCTGTGTTTGGCACCTGTGGCGAAACTTCAACAAACAGTGGAAGGATCTTGAGTTACGGAGACTCCTTTGGGATGCTGCAAGGTCAACCACTTTCCAAGATTTTATAGGCAACATGGACAAGATCAAAAGAGTCAGTGAGGAAGCATGGACATACCTTAACAAGTGGCCTAGGCATTCATGGATGAAGTCTCAATTTAGCCATAGGCCAAAGCTGGATAATATATGCAACAACGCATGTGAGGTCTTCAACGCCAGGATCAAAGAGGCTAGGAGCAAGCCAATCATCACACTGCTTGAAGAGGTAAGGATGTTCGTTATGAGGTCCATTGCAAAGAACAAGATAAAGTTGAACAACCACGTTGGAAAACTTCCTCCAGTTATTCAGAGCCGGTTAGAAAAGGTAAGGAAAGAGTCAAAGATGTGGGTTCCTATATGGACTGGGGATGAAGCCTATGAGAAGTTTGAGATCCATGGACAACCAACAAACATGGTTGTTGATCTAGGCAAAAGACTTTGCACCTGCCAGTTCTGGATGTTAACAG GCATTTCCTGTGTTCATGCATGTGCTGCTCTTGCACGGGTGAACAAGAGACCAGAGGATTTCTGTCACCCCTTGGTCACAATGGATTCATACAGGAAGACCTATGAACATTACATCAATCCTCTCCCGGGTCAATCCATGTGGGAAAAATCAGCATATAGTCAGCCCCAGGCTCCAAATATCAAACGGAAACCAGGAAAGCTCACAACCAAAAGAAGAAAGGACGCTGATGAGGGTACTAGTCTAAACAAGAAAGCTAAGCAGACTGTTACCCTAAAGAGACAGCCCAAGCCATTCACATGCACATATTGTTGTGTAAAGGGCCACACCAAGAGGGGATGCAAACAGAAGAGAGCTGATGAGCTTGCTGCTGCTCTTGCGACTGCAGCAGCTGCTGTGGCAGCTTCCAAGGCCAAAGCTACTCATACTGGGAGTACACCTGCAACTGAATCAAGCAACACTACCAATCCGGCACCTCCAGCAGCTGACATTTCACCACCAGTGTCTGCATCGCAAGCTGAAGAGGTTGAATTGTCCCAACCAAGCTATGGTGGAACACAAGATGAGGTATAA
- the LOC107484459 gene encoding probable glucan endo-1,3-beta-glucosidase A6, giving the protein MAMLLIIPLLVHSILFTISSAVFSPQPGICYGQLGNNLPPPWKSVELIKSLKAKRVKIYDATPEILHALKNTTIQVSIMVPNEIIFNVSTNKTFSDQWVRNNVVSFYPHTLIRYLLVGNEVISSTKNDTWQHLVPAMRNIKRSLRSFRITKVKVGTPSAMDVLESSFPPSNGAFRKDIAAPIMKPMLKFLDRTKSFFFLDVYPFFAWASDPTNIKLEYALFESKNITVSDSGTGLVYSNLFDQMVDAVYFAMKRIGYPNIRIFIAETGWPNKGDIDQIGANIFNAATYNRNFVKKVMTKTPVGTPARPGWVLPSFIFALYNENQKPGPGTERHFGLLFPNGSMVYDIDLSWKTPESEFRALPAPENNAPYKGKIWCVAVRGANETAVASALSYACSQGNNTCYPIRAGKRCFKPDSLYWHASYAFSSYWAQFRKTGGTCYFDGLATQTTKDPSYGSCKFPSVTL; this is encoded by the exons atggctaTGCTTCTTATTATTCCGCTGTTAGTGCACTCCATCCTATTCACCATTTCAA GTGCAGTGTTCTCACCCCAGCCTGGGATCTGCTACGGCCAACTAGGCAACAACCTTCCACCGCCATGGAAGTCAGTGGAGCTCATAAAGTCCCTCAAAGCGAAGCGCGTCAAAATCTACGATGCCACGCCGGAGATTCTCCACGCGCTCAAAAACACCACCATTCAAGTCTCCATCATGGTCCCCAACGAGATCATCTTCAACGTCTCCACCAACAAGACATTTTCCGACCAGTGGGTTCGAAACAACGTAGTATCATTCTACCCACACACCCTCATCCGCTACCTGCTTGTCGGCAACGAAGTCATCAGTAGCACAAAGAATGACACGTGGCAGCACCTCGTCCCCGCAATGCGCAACATCAAGCGCTCCCTCAGATCCTTCCGCATCACCAAAGTCAAGGTGGGAACTCCATCTGCCATGGACGTTCTAGAATCCTCCTTCCCACCCTCAAACGGTGCGTTTCGCAAGGACATAGCTGCTCCCATAATGAAACCAATGCTCAAGTTTTTGGACCGCACCAagtccttcttcttccttgatGTGTACCCGTTTTTCGCCTGGGCTTCGGATCCCACAAACATAAAGCTGGAATACGCGCTTTTCGAATCCAAGAACATAACCGTTAGTGATTCAg GTACAGGTCTTGTTTACTCAAACCTCTTCGATCAGATGGTAGATGCTGTTTACTTCGCCATGAAGCGGATCGGGTATCCGAATATTCGGATCTTCATTGCGGAAACGGGTTGGCCAAATAAGGGGGACATTGACCAGATCGGAGCCAATATTTTCAATGCTGCTACTTACAATCGCAATTTCGTTAAGAAAGTAATGACTAAAACCCCGGTTGGGACCCCGGCGCGACCTGGTTGGGTTCTTCCATCTTTTATATTCGCGCTGTATAACGAGAACCAGAAACCAGGTCCGGGTACGGAGCGGCATTTCGGGTTGTTGTTCCCGAACGGGTCAATGGTTTACGATATTGATCTTTCGTGGAAGACGCCGGAGTCTGAGTTCCGGGCATTGCCGGCACCGGAGAACAATGCGCCGTACAAGGGGAAGATATGGTGCGTGGCGGTGCGTGGGGCAAACGAGACGGCGGTGGCGTCGGCATTGTCATACGCGTGCTCGCAGGGAAATAACACGTGTTACCCGATTCGAGCCGGGAAACGGTGTTTTAAACCCGATTCACTGTACTGGCATGCTAGCTACGCGTTTAGTTCATACTGGGCGCAGTTTAGGAAGACTGGTGGAACTTGTTACTTCGATGGGCTTGCCACGCAAACTACAAAGGATCCAA GTTACGGATCTTGCAAGTTCCCAAGTGTAACACTATGA